A genomic region of Paramormyrops kingsleyae isolate MSU_618 chromosome 19, PKINGS_0.4, whole genome shotgun sequence contains the following coding sequences:
- the LOC111858986 gene encoding mRNA decay activator protein ZFP36L1-like produces the protein MTTAVVSPFVNFSEVINKNNKMNYNNNNILSNSHQIPMSCTGVNPPISSPTGTLLDRKAVGAPTAGGLYQRRHSVTLPSCKFNQNQFIGGLKMDPSSGLNGGSNKENRFRDRSFSETGERLLQKPLGTVGSGTGAQVNSSRYKTELCRPFEENGSCKYGDKCQFAHGIRELRSLSRHPKYKTELCRTFHTIGFCPYGPRCHFIHNAEERRGPPPLSSSNKVERPRLQHSYSFAGFSSAGSLQDSPTSVTPPPIFPAEDLTAWHTNSLMYSSQELANLFGPSLGPLGGGDLSAPAPHSPTAPYFRAMSESPQLFESPSSPPDSLSDQEGYQSSSGSLSGSESPVLDASRRLPIFSRLSISDD, from the exons ATGACCACGGCCGTGGTGTCGCCCTTCGTTAACTTCAGCGAAGTGATCAACAAG AACAACAAAATgaactacaacaacaacaacatcttaaGTAATTCCCATCAGATACCGATGTCCTGCACGGGTGTGAATCCCCCCATCAGCTCCCCCACCGGGACCCTGCTGGACAGGAAGGCTGTGGGGGCCCCCACGGCTGGGGGGCTCTATCAGCGGCGACACTCGGTCACGCTCCCCAGCTGCAAGTTCAACCAGAACCAATTCATCGGCGGCCTCAAGATGGACCCATCATCCGGCCTGAATGGTGGCAGCAATAAGGAGAACCGCTTCCGCGACCGCTCGTTCTCGGAGACCGGCGAGCGGCTGCTGCAGAAGCCCCTGGGCACTGTGGGTAGCGGCACCGGGGCTCAGGTGAACTCCAGCCGCTACAAGACAGAGCTGTGCCGGCCCTTCGAGGAGAACGGCTCCTGCAAGTACGGCGACAAGTGCCAGTTCGCCCATGGCATCCGCGAGCTACGCAGCCTCAGCCGCCACCCCAAGTACAAGACGGAGCTGTGCCGCACCTTCCACACCATCGGCTTCTGCCCTTATGGCCCCCGCTGCCATTTCATCCACAATGCGGAGGAGCGCCGGGGCCCACCGCCCCTCTCTTCCTCCAACAAGGTAGAGAGGCCACGCCTCCAGCACAGCTACAGCTTCGCTGGCTTCTCCAGTGCTGGCAGCCTGCAGGACAGCCCCACCTCAGTAACCCCACCTCCCATCTTTCCCGCCGAGGACCTCACTGCATGGCACACTAATTCCTTAATGTACTCCAGCCAGGAGCTGGCCAACCTGTTTGGCCCCAGCCTGGGGCCCCTTGGAGGAGGGGATCTTTCTGCCCCGGCTCCCCATTCGCCAACGGCCCCTTACTTCCGTGCCATGTCGGAGTCGCCCCAGCTGTTTGAGTCGCCCTCTAGCCCGCCAGACTCGCTTTCGGATCAGGAGGGCTACCAGAGCAGCTCGGGAAGCCTCAGCGGCTCAGAGTCCCCGGTGCTGGACGCCTCGCGCCGGCTCCCCATCTTCAGCAGACTGTCCATCTCCGATGATTGA